The proteins below are encoded in one region of Silene latifolia isolate original U9 population chromosome 2, ASM4854445v1, whole genome shotgun sequence:
- the LOC141641380 gene encoding uncharacterized protein LOC141641380, with product MFDSLITKVQQKIHHWSAKLLSYACKVQLINDVLFGLENFWCTSALQPKEVIKKLNRLCKDYFWGIVDGGRKLVFKKWSQICAPWNRGGFNIKNVEIWNISLLIQWIWKLSTNSAGFKGMLAARDKFLLKAGSVHTAMGLLNSWVAAPVQTAFYSALIHPRVVPGHKIIALLAAQGKLGTMDNLQYRGFSLANRCCLCQMAEETHHHIFFNCVFSGTVWQNLLDWLRIHRHGLQLLDELQWIVQYGTNKGWRTALFKTTIAAAVYELWRERNGRIFSHHERTVKGVVDRVKYIVTVRMLMFPQHAHSQFVLDSLRN from the exons ATGTTTGATTCTCTCATCACTAAGGTTCAACAGAAGATACATCATTGGTCTGCAAAACTCTTATCTTATGCTTGCAAAGTTCAGTTAATTAATGATGTTCTTTTTGgattggagaatttttggtgTACTAGTGCCCTTCAACCAAAAGAGGTGATCAAGAAGCTTAACAGATTGTGTAAAGACTATTTTTGGGGTATTGTTGATGGTGGCAGGAAGCTGGTTTTTAAGAAATGGAGTCAGATCTGTGCTCCCTGGAATAGAGGAGGTTTTAACATCAAAAATGTGGAAATCTGGAATATCTCTTTGCTCATTCAATGGATTTGGAAACTATCTACCAATTCTGCAG GTTTTAAAGGTATGTTAGCTGCTCGGGATAAGTTCCTATTAAAAGCAGGATCTGTTCACACTGCTATGGGGCTACTGAATTCTTGGGTGGCTG CTCCAGTACAGACTGCTTTCTATTCTGCTTTGATCCATCCCAGAGTTGTTCCAGGGCACAAAATTATTGCCCTTCTTGCTGCTCAAGGGAAGTTGGGTACTATGGATAATCTGCAATATCGTGGTTTCTCTTTAGCTAATAGATGTTGCTTGTGTCAGATGGCTGAGGAAACACACCACCATATTTTCTTTAATTGTGTTTTCTCAGGCACGGTTTGGCAGAATTTGTTAGACTGGTTGAGGATTCACAGGCATGGTCTGCAGCTTCTGGATGAGCTACAATGGATTGTTCAGTATGGTACCAATAAAGGATGGAGAACTGCTTTGTTCAAGACAACTATAGCAGCTGCTGTTTATGAACTTTGGAGAGAACGTAATGGCCGCATTTTTTCTCATCATGAGAGGACAGTCAAAGGTGTTGTTGATAGAGTGAAGTATATTGTTACTGTTAGAATGCTTATGTTCCCTCAACATGCTCATTCTCAATTCGTGTTAGATAGTTTAAGGAATTAG